From the genome of Latilactobacillus curvatus JCM 1096 = DSM 20019:
AACGGGGGGCACGCTATATCGTGCATACGGATGGGCCAACTGATTTGCAGTCACCAGCGTTAGATCGCCGGCGTGCTTATGAAGATATGATGGCGGCTAATGATTTGCCAACCGTCATCTATACGGTCGCGCTTGATTCATCCGATACACAGAAGAAAGAAACGTTCCGACAGATTTTTAAAGAAAATAAAAAAATCGATGCGATTTTTGCATCAAACGACGTTGATGCTAGTCTGATTATCCAAGTGGCCACTGAATTTAAAAAGCAAGTCCCAGAAGATTTGCTGGTGGTTGGTTACGATGGGACAGATATGGTCCGCCTATTTAAGCCTGAATTGACAACAATCGTTCAGCCGATAGAAGAAATGGCGGCAGTGGCGGTATCAACTTTGATGGATCGAATTGAGGGCAAAGAAACCCCGCATAAAATTATATTACCAGTCACAGTTCATCAAGGGACAACGGCGTAGTAGTTTACGCTTGTTTTTGGCATAAAATGTCAATCGGTTGACATAAAGGAGAATGACGATGACAAAAAAATTAAATTATCCAGAAATAACAAATGATAGATATCGTTTAAATTACCATATTATGGCACCTTCGGGTTGGATTAATGATCCAAATGGGTTCGTTTTTTTTAAAGGCTATTATCATATTTTCTACCAATACCATCCTGAATCAGTTAAATGGGGACCAATGCATTGGGGACACGCTCGTAGTCGTGATTTAGTGCATTGGGAACAATTACCAATTGCGCTTTTTCCTGGGGATGCTGAAGATCCAGATGGTTGCTTTTCAGGCAGTGCGATTGAAAAAGATGGCCGTTTGTACTTGATGTACACCGGGCAACACTTGAAGGATAATGATCCTGAACAGTATTGGGAAACCCAAAACTTAGCGGTCAGTGATGATGGGATTCATTTTGAAAAGTACGCTGGTAATCCAGTGATTGCAACCCCACCAGAGGACAATGCACGCGATTTTCGCGATCCAAAAGTCTGGTTTGATGGGCAAACTTACTTCGTTGTGATTGGCAGTAAAGACCAAGCTGGGCTAGGCCGCGTTTTATTGTATCAATCTAAAGATTTAATCGACTGGGACTATATTGGACCAATTGCAACAGCTAAGTCAGTTGATGAAGAAGGCTATGTCTGGGAATGTCCAGATTTCTTCAATATGGCAGATCAAGATGTATTAATCATGTCGCCGCAAGGCATTAAGGCTAACGGTTTGAAATATCGTAACTTCCATCAAACCGGTTATCTAACGGGGCATTATGATGAGGCCAATCAAAAATTCGAACATGGTG
Proteins encoded in this window:
- a CDS encoding glycoside hydrolase family 32 protein codes for the protein MTKKLNYPEITNDRYRLNYHIMAPSGWINDPNGFVFFKGYYHIFYQYHPESVKWGPMHWGHARSRDLVHWEQLPIALFPGDAEDPDGCFSGSAIEKDGRLYLMYTGQHLKDNDPEQYWETQNLAVSDDGIHFEKYAGNPVIATPPEDNARDFRDPKVWFDGQTYFVVIGSKDQAGLGRVLLYQSKDLIDWDYIGPIATAKSVDEEGYVWECPDFFNMADQDVLIMSPQGIKANGLKYRNFHQTGYLTGHYDEANQKFEHGAFRELDHGHDFYATQTTVVPDGRRILFGWLAMWESIMPEQADGWAGALTFPREITVKEIKC